One window of the Macrobrachium nipponense isolate FS-2020 chromosome 22, ASM1510439v2, whole genome shotgun sequence genome contains the following:
- the LOC135198317 gene encoding pumilio homolog 3-like: LLVNFITEGFGDDQSSERPTKKRLLGSGKGPVKKFSKYGENPAKKFSKGYSKGFPQKDSDKNQPQEKTDWKKFKAEKKEQKMKWQLHKANNDSYQLGVKAKQIWEELRNGNCKGSQREELCDNLMTLIKGRVKSLVFAHDTVRVVETLMGVGQAKHRSFLFEELKDSIVELSKSKYSKFFVLKMLMYGTKEEKNHIILALKGQVVKLMKHKTASDVVELAYNDYANAKQRSMLVQEFYGPEFRLFHDEGITCLDDVLKKHPEKKENIMKDMHKYIQPIIEKGVFTNTMVHTLLRDFLTHCSKEIRAGIIESLREVLTPIIHTRDGARVAMLCLWHGTNKDRKVILKSFRTHYVKIALEKQGYMVLLAAFDCVDDTEFMRKAVLNELMEELPQLISSDSGMKVLRYLVAPRDPIFFPPCIVKVLEEGDGNETSKKDKTLRQAELQNAVRPAILRLLLAQLDSWALNPNWTLFIGAALNTLAGGEAKSIFEQLAKMFAREYIPGSEGQVLDIAYTVKMATYIIKCDKKRSEENKTTFSSILLNTAEAEIPSWIGCNRGCFLLVNLIETEIEDVVLKVKRIMKPHKEKLSKSEFKGAEILLTKI; encoded by the coding sequence TTGCTGGTAAATTTCATTACAGAGGGCTTTGGAGATGACCAGTCTTCTGAGAGACCAACAAAGAAAAGGTTATTAGGAAGTGGAAAGGGACCTGTAAAAAAATTCTCTAAGTATGGAGAAAACccagctaagaaattttcaaaaggATATTCAAAGGGATTTCCCCAAAAAGATTCTGATAAGAATCAACCTCAAGAAAAAACAGATTGGAAGAAATTTAAGGCTgaaaagaaagaacagaaaatgaaatGGCAACTGCACAAAGCAAATAATGATTCTTATCAATTGGGTGTGAAAGCCAAACAGATATGGGAGGAACTTCGAAATGGGAATTGCAAAGGATCACAAAGAGAAGAGTTATGTGACAATTTGATGACTTTAATCAAGGGGAGAGTTAAATCTCTTGTATTTGCCCATGATACAGTTAGAGTTGTAGAAACACTAATGGGTGTAGGTCAGGCGAAACATCGATCATTTCTTTTTGAAGAGCTGAAAGATTCCATAGTTGAACTGAGTAAAAGTAAGTATTCAAAATTCTTTGTCCTCAAAATGCTTATGTATGGgacaaaagaagagaaaaaccaCATTATTCTTGCTTTGAAAGGTCAAGTGGTCAAATTAATGAAACACAAGACAGCAAGTGATGTAGTTGAACTTGCATATAACGACTATGCTAATGCAAAGCAACGTTCCATGCTGGTCCAGGAGTTTTATGGACCTGAATTTCGACTTTTCCATGATGAAGGCATTACTTGCCTAGATGATGTTCTGAAGAAACATCCtgagaagaaagagaacattATGAAAGATATGCATAAGTATATACAACCTATCATAGAAAAGGGAGTCTTTACAAATACTATGGTTCATACTCTACTACGTGATTTTCTTACTCATTGTTCCAAAGAAATCAGAGCAGGCATAATAGAATCACTGAGAGAGGTATTAACACCAATTATACACACTAGAGATGGTGCACGTGTTGCCATGCTATGCTTGTGGCATGGCACTAATAAAGACAGAAAGGTAATTCTTAAATCTTTTCGTACACACTATGTAAAAATAGCCTTGGAAAAACAAGGTTATATGGTCTTATTGGCTGCCTTTGATTGTGTAGATGATACAGAGTTTATGAGGAAagcagttttaaatgaactaatgGAGGAACTTCCACAACTtatttcatcagattctggaATGAAAGTTTTGAGATATCTTGTTGCTCCCCGTGATCCTATATTTTTTCCTCCTTGTATAGTAAAAGTGCTGGAAGAAGGTGATGGCAATGAAACCAGCAAGAAAGACAAAACCCTTCGTCAAGCAGAATTGCAGAATGCTGTTCGTCCAGCGATTTTGAGATTATTGTTGGCGCAATTAGATAGTTGGGCTCTTAATCCCAATTGGACCTTGTTCATAGGAGCTGCTCTAAACACATTGGCAGGTGGTGAGGCTAAAAGTATCTTTGAACAACTAGCCAAAATGTTTGCAAGGGAATATATACCTGGAAGTGAAGGTCAAGTTCTTGACATTGCTTATACAGTGAAGATGGCCACTTACATCATAAAATGTGATAAAAAGAgatcagaagaaaataaaactacctTCAGTTCCATTCTGTTAAATACAGCAGAAGCAGAAATACCCAGCTGGATCGGTTGTAATCGCGGCTGTTTTTTACTTGTAAATTTAATTGAAACTGAAATTGAAGATGTAGTTTTAAAAGTCAAGCGGATTATGAAGCCTCACAAAGAAAAACTTTCTAAATCAGAGTTCAAAGGAGCAGAAATATTGctaacaaaaatttaa